A part of Paenibacillus sp. sptzw28 genomic DNA contains:
- a CDS encoding Gfo/Idh/MocA family protein, producing the protein MSQKHILVLGSGSAGKRHMRNFASLGCRISAMDPRRDRLEEAAGLVELANCFTTLDEALRKSEEFDGIVVASPPKYHVPQCIEFLKLSIPVLLEKPVATDLADAIKLKDLDQHMLQTKLLVGYTYRWWPPIDILLQKLQDGHIGKPLYADFVMSAHLADWHPWEKYQDFFMSSKDLGGGALLDESHFIDLMIRFFGMPSKIFATIEHLSSLEIETDDNVDILAFYDDNFRVRIHLDLYGRPHEKYIKITSEKGTLFWSFEPNMIKMGLNMNREWQEMKFQIERNDMFLNMAKDFIHLLNGHKAPLCTFEDGLKALHVIEACRRSSADEKPVYLNRLKDGS; encoded by the coding sequence ATGTCACAGAAACATATTTTGGTTCTTGGTTCCGGTTCTGCCGGGAAGAGGCATATGAGAAACTTTGCTTCTTTGGGCTGCCGTATTTCAGCGATGGATCCTCGCCGAGACAGACTGGAAGAAGCCGCAGGTTTGGTTGAATTGGCTAATTGCTTCACCACTTTGGATGAAGCACTGAGAAAATCTGAAGAATTTGACGGCATTGTGGTTGCGTCGCCGCCCAAATATCACGTACCGCAATGTATTGAATTTTTGAAGTTATCTATCCCCGTTTTATTGGAGAAGCCTGTCGCGACAGATCTTGCAGATGCAATAAAGCTAAAAGATCTCGATCAACATATGCTGCAAACTAAGCTATTAGTCGGTTACACCTATCGCTGGTGGCCTCCTATAGATATATTGCTGCAAAAATTGCAGGATGGACATATCGGCAAACCGCTATATGCGGATTTTGTCATGAGTGCTCACTTGGCAGATTGGCATCCTTGGGAAAAATATCAAGACTTCTTCATGTCAAGTAAAGATCTGGGAGGAGGCGCTTTATTGGATGAAAGTCATTTTATCGATTTGATGATCCGGTTCTTTGGAATGCCTTCAAAAATTTTTGCAACAATCGAACATTTAAGTTCCCTGGAGATTGAGACGGATGATAACGTGGATATATTAGCGTTTTATGATGATAATTTCAGGGTACGTATACACCTTGATTTATACGGCCGCCCTCACGAAAAATACATTAAAATTACTAGCGAGAAAGGCACATTATTTTGGAGTTTTGAACCGAACATGATCAAGATGGGGCTGAATATGAATCGGGAATGGCAAGAAATGAAGTTCCAAATCGAACGCAATGATATGTTCCTAAATATGGCAAAGGATTTTATTCATCTGTTAAATGGACATAAAGCGCCTTTATGCACGTTTGAAGACGGATTGAAAGCATTACATGTAATCGAAGCATGCAGAAGAAGCTCTGCGGATGAAAAGCCTGTATATCTGAATCGTTTAAAGGATGGGAGTTGA
- a CDS encoding thiamine pyrophosphate-dependent enzyme, translated as MKEIADRLAEELVKHGIRYVFGLTGSGISLDLVTSLEDRGVRFCPAAHEAAAVLMAGACCRDGKVSAAAIGIKGPGFANFIPGILSNYYEARPALTISEAYSSESPRFYAHKRIDHFSMCSAFIKGYSKLDKHFKGLDQLNKLATQEVPGPIHIDIASKLEENISIHINPLNSAGLNSSMMGDEQSEQIIQAIKHSAKPAIILGSMVSRHFNFVRWGEIGVPVLTTAAAKGCIDENSAFYGGLVTGEIKKLSPENAILKEADLIIAFGLRNTEVIRPSSFDAKVIIIDNVEPEFNDGFRADLIISSNAAEKYIDMILSKIASKPWGDDLLRTYWREVDRELYKEEWLPAQILKDIQAHLSSDTILVLDTGLFCAIGEIVWKAKSPLHFCGSSNGRFMGTSIPTAIGLALSNLEMKILCVVGDGGVRPYLAEIKLAVEHKLPILFIYMSDGGYGSVKQAATNRKISETAVEITNSSWYRCVEAMGCESVQLKKKKGLEHILQVMDRKNGPMFIEIIFDPESYASMTMNLR; from the coding sequence ATGAAAGAAATTGCTGACCGCCTTGCTGAGGAACTCGTGAAACACGGAATCAGGTATGTATTTGGATTAACCGGGAGCGGAATAAGCTTGGACCTCGTAACTTCCCTGGAAGACAGAGGCGTTCGGTTTTGTCCGGCAGCGCATGAAGCGGCTGCGGTTTTAATGGCTGGTGCTTGCTGCAGGGATGGAAAGGTAAGTGCTGCAGCAATCGGTATCAAAGGGCCGGGTTTTGCCAATTTTATTCCGGGCATCCTGTCGAATTATTATGAAGCGCGGCCTGCCCTAACCATAAGCGAGGCTTATTCTTCGGAATCCCCCCGGTTTTATGCCCATAAGCGGATCGATCATTTCTCCATGTGCAGTGCCTTTATAAAAGGCTATTCTAAACTCGATAAACATTTTAAAGGCTTGGATCAATTAAACAAGCTTGCGACACAAGAAGTTCCAGGTCCGATCCATATCGATATCGCGAGTAAGTTGGAAGAGAATATATCTATACACATTAATCCTTTAAATAGTGCTGGACTTAATTCATCTATGATGGGAGATGAGCAATCGGAACAAATCATTCAGGCGATTAAGCATTCAGCAAAACCGGCCATTATTTTAGGATCAATGGTCTCCAGACATTTCAACTTCGTTCGTTGGGGGGAGATTGGCGTACCGGTTTTAACAACTGCAGCAGCCAAAGGATGTATAGACGAAAATAGCGCTTTTTACGGCGGCTTAGTGACGGGCGAAATAAAAAAGCTGTCACCGGAAAATGCAATACTTAAAGAAGCGGATTTAATTATTGCTTTCGGTCTCAGAAATACTGAGGTTATCAGGCCAAGCTCTTTTGATGCAAAAGTAATTATCATTGATAATGTGGAGCCGGAGTTCAATGACGGCTTTCGTGCTGATCTTATTATAAGCTCAAACGCGGCAGAAAAATATATAGATATGATCTTGTCGAAAATAGCAAGCAAACCATGGGGCGATGATTTATTAAGAACGTATTGGCGTGAAGTGGACAGGGAGCTGTACAAAGAAGAATGGCTGCCTGCGCAAATCCTGAAGGATATTCAAGCTCACTTAAGCAGCGATACGATACTGGTTTTGGATACAGGGTTGTTTTGTGCGATAGGTGAAATCGTCTGGAAAGCTAAATCCCCTCTCCATTTTTGCGGGAGCAGCAATGGCCGGTTTATGGGGACATCCATACCGACAGCAATCGGTCTTGCTTTGTCAAACCTCGAAATGAAAATTTTGTGCGTGGTCGGAGATGGAGGCGTAAGGCCGTATTTGGCGGAAATTAAATTAGCCGTGGAACATAAACTTCCGATTCTATTTATTTACATGTCGGATGGAGGTTACGGTTCTGTCAAACAGGCGGCAACCAATAGAAAGATAAGCGAAACGGCAGTCGAGATTACAAATTCAAGCTGGTATCGCTGCGTTGAAGCCATGGGCTGTGAATCTGTTCAATTGAAAAAAAAGAAGGGACTAGAACATATATTGCAGGTGATGGATCGAAAAAACGGCCCTATGTTTATCGAAATTATCTTTGATCCAGAAAGCTATGCATCCATGACCATGAATTTGAGGTGA
- a CDS encoding D-isomer specific 2-hydroxyacid dehydrogenase family protein produces the protein MVVLKILVYSGPLQCLSILNDYLSPFFEIRFVQDNPESLSSEFRRCSVFLDASMKVNITSDFIRKAKHLELVVTATTGASHIDGEALQKRNIPLLTLKGQYDFLNQLTPAAEHSWLLLMACARRLRGAINHTMQGHWNRQEFPGVMLRNKSLGIIGMGRIGTWMAQYAQAFEMKVSGYDPYVNNNFPQHVQSADMDELLSTSDFVSVHVNLTKENKGMINAEKIKKMKKGAVFINTSRGDLVDERALLQAIKEGTIAAAGLDVLADEPNIENSELWKYAKQSDNVILTPHIGGYCMEAVDKAVEFSCQRIISFYKGEAR, from the coding sequence GTGGTCGTGTTGAAAATATTGGTATATAGCGGTCCCTTACAATGTTTGAGCATATTGAACGACTATTTGAGTCCATTCTTCGAAATACGCTTTGTCCAAGACAATCCTGAATCATTAAGCTCCGAATTTAGAAGATGCTCCGTTTTTTTGGATGCGTCGATGAAAGTAAACATAACTTCAGATTTCATCAGGAAAGCGAAGCACCTTGAATTAGTCGTAACGGCTACGACCGGGGCGAGTCATATAGACGGGGAAGCTCTGCAAAAACGCAATATTCCATTGCTGACTCTTAAAGGGCAGTATGACTTTCTTAACCAATTAACTCCGGCCGCCGAACATTCATGGCTGCTGCTGATGGCTTGCGCGAGACGCTTGCGGGGCGCAATAAACCATACGATGCAGGGGCATTGGAACAGACAGGAGTTCCCTGGCGTTATGTTGAGAAATAAATCGCTTGGTATCATCGGAATGGGCAGAATTGGAACATGGATGGCACAATACGCGCAGGCATTTGAAATGAAAGTGTCAGGGTATGATCCCTATGTAAATAATAATTTTCCACAGCATGTTCAGTCAGCCGATATGGATGAACTATTAAGTACATCCGATTTTGTCAGTGTACATGTTAATTTGACCAAAGAGAATAAAGGCATGATCAATGCCGAAAAGATAAAAAAAATGAAAAAAGGCGCTGTATTTATCAATACTTCCCGCGGCGATCTTGTGGATGAAAGAGCTTTGCTGCAAGCGATTAAGGAAGGGACCATTGCGGCCGCCGGTCTGGATGTGTTAGCAGATGAACCGAATATTGAAAATAGCGAGCTGTGGAAATATGCTAAACAATCAGATAATGTGATCCTTACTCCTCACATTGGGGGCTACTGCATGGAAGCAGTCGACAAAGCCGTTGAGTTCTCCTGTCAAAGAATAATCAGCTTTTATAAAGGTGAAGCCAGATGA
- a CDS encoding nucleotide sugar dehydrogenase — translation MQTVLLDQKIDDKSLKIAVLGMGYVGLPLAIEFVTAGFQTWGIDLSQQKVKLLRQGKSYIQDIPSTRVQNAVNSGKFHPTTDSGILSETDTVIVCVPTPIKNNQEPDLSYIQLSVDMIKLHLHDNMLIILESTTFPGTTEEFFEKEFSKLGYSAGKDYYLCYSPERIDPGNKKFNLRNTPKVIGGTTGACAAVGSLLYETILDRVVLVSTPKAAEMTKLLENTFRSVNIGFINEMARLSEELGVNIWEVIDAAATKPFGFMPFFPGPGIGGHCIPLDPLYLSWKAKKSNFYSKYIELAQEVNKTMPRIVINKMMDILNESGMSMKNSKILLLGMAYKPDLDDIRESPNLDVFNLLVMKGAKVDYHDFFVKSFVDDKGNRRNSIKNITKRNLKGYDCVVILTRHSHYDFPLIVESSKVVFDCRNATKGLAEGNIYKLGSGRVENIGI, via the coding sequence GTGCAGACGGTTCTGTTGGATCAAAAAATTGATGATAAATCGTTAAAAATCGCAGTTCTCGGCATGGGATACGTCGGTTTGCCCTTGGCAATAGAGTTTGTTACAGCAGGTTTCCAAACATGGGGCATAGACCTTTCGCAGCAGAAGGTAAAATTACTCAGACAAGGTAAATCGTATATCCAGGATATACCATCTACACGAGTCCAGAATGCCGTTAATTCCGGAAAGTTTCACCCAACAACCGATTCCGGAATTCTTTCGGAAACCGATACGGTTATTGTTTGCGTGCCAACCCCAATTAAAAATAATCAAGAGCCGGACCTGAGTTATATTCAATTGAGTGTTGACATGATTAAGCTGCACCTTCATGACAATATGCTCATTATTTTGGAAAGCACGACCTTTCCGGGTACAACTGAAGAATTTTTTGAGAAAGAATTCAGTAAATTGGGTTATTCAGCGGGCAAAGATTATTATCTATGTTACTCACCGGAAAGAATCGACCCCGGAAATAAGAAATTTAACCTTCGGAATACACCTAAGGTTATTGGCGGCACAACCGGAGCCTGCGCTGCTGTTGGCTCATTGCTGTATGAAACGATCTTGGACAGAGTAGTGCTTGTATCCACTCCAAAAGCGGCGGAGATGACAAAGCTTTTGGAAAACACATTCAGAAGTGTCAATATCGGATTTATCAATGAGATGGCACGTTTAAGCGAAGAATTAGGGGTTAATATTTGGGAAGTCATTGACGCTGCCGCAACCAAGCCCTTCGGTTTTATGCCCTTCTTTCCAGGCCCGGGTATTGGAGGTCACTGTATACCGCTTGATCCACTGTATTTATCCTGGAAGGCGAAAAAGTCAAATTTCTACAGCAAATATATTGAATTGGCGCAAGAAGTCAATAAAACGATGCCGCGCATTGTAATAAATAAAATGATGGACATCTTGAACGAATCAGGGATGTCCATGAAGAACTCGAAAATTTTACTCTTGGGAATGGCCTATAAGCCTGATCTGGATGATATACGGGAGTCCCCTAACTTGGATGTATTCAACCTTCTCGTGATGAAAGGGGCAAAGGTCGATTATCATGATTTTTTTGTGAAGAGCTTCGTCGACGACAAAGGTAACAGGCGCAATTCAATAAAAAATATTACAAAAAGAAATTTGAAAGGCTACGACTGCGTCGTGATCCTAACAAGACATTCACACTATGATTTTCCATTAATCGTTGAAAGTTCGAAGGTTGTATTCGACTGTCGTAACGCAACTAAAGGTTTAGCTGAAGGAAATATCTATAAGCTTGGAAGTGGTCGTGTTGAAAATATTGGTATATAG
- the neuC gene encoding UDP-N-acetylglucosamine 2-epimerase: MKITVALVDRANYGRLKPIMTEMKDRPEIQLQVVCAGTMLLDRFGKAINVVAADGFNIDEEVYLEIDGSNPGTMTKSIGLGIIEFTSAFRRLSPDLVLLIGDRYEALAAAIAATYQNICLIHVQGGEVTGSIDEVTRHAITKMAHYHFPATQRSGNYIVRMGEEPHTVFPLGCPSADVVSNAPKTLTSDFLERSGVGAKIDITKPYLLVLFHPVTTEYAEAQSQMEELLQALKETGEPVILLWPNIDAGSDHISGAIRRFREYNPGVLLRAYKNFEPEIYIPLLTKAACAVGNSSSFIREASFLGTPVVLIGSRQDGRERCEAVIRVEPDKNDILQAIRFQLKHGQYPVSALYGSPGASKQIVDIIVTLKPYSQKRLIYIKET; encoded by the coding sequence ATGAAAATTACGGTCGCATTAGTTGACCGCGCAAACTACGGCAGATTAAAACCGATCATGACGGAGATGAAAGACAGACCGGAAATCCAACTGCAAGTCGTTTGTGCGGGAACGATGCTCCTGGATCGTTTTGGTAAAGCAATAAATGTTGTGGCGGCTGACGGTTTTAACATTGATGAAGAGGTGTATTTGGAAATCGACGGTTCCAATCCGGGGACAATGACCAAATCAATCGGTTTGGGGATTATCGAGTTTACCAGTGCTTTCCGAAGATTATCGCCTGATCTTGTACTATTGATCGGCGATCGTTATGAAGCTTTGGCAGCCGCAATAGCCGCGACCTATCAGAACATATGCCTGATTCATGTGCAAGGCGGAGAGGTTACTGGCTCGATCGATGAAGTAACACGACATGCCATTACAAAAATGGCGCATTATCACTTTCCTGCGACCCAGCGTTCCGGGAACTATATCGTGAGAATGGGCGAGGAGCCGCATACGGTATTTCCCTTGGGTTGTCCCAGCGCAGATGTGGTCTCAAATGCACCAAAGACTCTCACTTCAGATTTCCTGGAACGATCAGGAGTCGGGGCTAAAATTGACATTACCAAACCCTATCTATTAGTACTGTTTCACCCGGTTACAACGGAGTATGCCGAAGCTCAATCTCAAATGGAGGAATTATTGCAGGCATTAAAAGAAACAGGCGAACCTGTCATATTGCTTTGGCCTAATATAGATGCCGGTTCCGATCATATATCGGGCGCCATACGCCGTTTCCGCGAATATAATCCCGGCGTCCTGTTACGGGCTTACAAGAACTTTGAACCTGAAATCTATATTCCCCTGCTGACCAAAGCAGCATGTGCGGTAGGCAACTCTTCAAGTTTCATAAGGGAGGCTTCTTTTCTGGGAACTCCTGTTGTATTAATCGGCTCACGTCAAGATGGGAGAGAAAGATGTGAAGCGGTAATAAGAGTGGAACCGGACAAAAACGATATATTACAGGCGATCAGGTTTCAATTAAAACACGGCCAATATCCGGTCAGTGCTCTATATGGAAGCCCCGGGGCGTCCAAGCAAATTGTGGATATCATTGTGACTCTAAAACCTTATAGTCAGAAGAGACTTATTTATATTAAGGAAACCTAG